ACACGCCTACACAGTAGCTCGAACGGACATAGTAATAGCAGGCATGATAAGCATAGGCGCCACTGGGCTTGCGATAGATATAGGATTCCGATATTTTGAGTCCAGGTTCTTCGCGTGGCAGAGGTTGTCAAGATGACCCCGCTTATAGAAACAAAAGCTTTGTGCAAAAAATTCGCTCTTGACGGAGGCGGCAGCGTCTTTGCACTTGACGGCGCTGAAATCGCCGTCTTTGACAAGGAATTTCTCTGCCTGCTAGGGCCGTCAGGGTGCGGAAAATCAACATGGCTGCGCATCGCGGCAGGGCTTGAAAAGGCGACCTCCGGCGAAGCGCTCTTTAAAGACGCGCCAATAGAGGGGCCCTCCAAAGAACGCGGCATGGTTTTTCAGGAATACTCCCTACTGCCGTGGCGTACCGTGGCGGAAAATGTAGCGCTTGGGCCGGAGTTCAACGGAGTTTCCAAAAAAGAACGGCGGGCGCTCGCGCTAAATTTCCTCAAGCGCGTCGGCCTTGAAAGGTTCGCCGACGCAAAGCCATACGAACTCTCCGGCGGCATGCGCCAGC
Above is a genomic segment from Cloacibacillus sp. containing:
- a CDS encoding ABC transporter ATP-binding protein, which gives rise to MTPLIETKALCKKFALDGGGSVFALDGAEIAVFDKEFLCLLGPSGCGKSTWLRIAAGLEKATSGEALFKDAPIEGPSKERGMVFQEYSLLPWRTVAENVALGPEFNGVSKKERRALALNFLKRVGLERFADAKPYELSGGMRQRAAIARALANDPEVLLMDEPFGALDAHTRVLLQKELLRIWEHNKKTVVFVTHSVDEALYLADRIVVMTAHPGRVLENIKVPFERPRRRTSPGYGELTERILSLLEQNERLE